A stretch of Fimbriimonadaceae bacterium DNA encodes these proteins:
- a CDS encoding RNA polymerase sigma factor → MYRFALRLSGNRSVAEDLASETILAALQRLHRNADEPLHRAYLFGIVVNKWRRVRRIRTDAIDDLVASNSPNLAALIDLERAFRQLPPKLQEVFVLVKAEGFTSKEAAEVLRLPQGTVQARVHEAVHRMRRLLGVEIPVSTTPREAKT, encoded by the coding sequence GTGTACCGATTTGCGCTCCGGCTCTCCGGCAATCGGTCGGTGGCCGAGGACCTCGCGAGCGAGACGATCCTCGCGGCGTTGCAGAGGCTGCATCGGAATGCGGACGAGCCACTTCACCGCGCCTATCTGTTCGGCATCGTCGTGAACAAGTGGCGGCGCGTTCGCAGAATCCGGACCGACGCAATCGACGATCTCGTCGCCTCAAACTCGCCCAATCTCGCTGCTCTCATCGACCTTGAACGAGCCTTTCGGCAGCTGCCGCCGAAGCTCCAAGAGGTGTTTGTCTTGGTGAAGGCCGAGGGCTTCACGTCCAAAGAAGCGGCCGAAGTGCTGAGGCTCCCTCAAGGCACGGTGCAGGCCAGAGTACACGAAGCGGTCCACCGTATGCGGCGCCTGCTCGGCGTCGAGATCCCAGTTTCAACAACTCCTCGAGAGGCGAAAACATGA
- a CDS encoding cytochrome c oxidase subunit 3: MSTATHTRPDPAEVDLHVQFEDIEQQNETYLVGMWTFLVTEVMFFGGLFLVYILQRWMHAPQWYVIHEQLDWRLGGLNTMILLFSSFTMACAVHFSQLRKFDKQLQMLGITILCAFGFLVVKFFEWSAKIEHHLVPGAHFEWAHAGASKGVAEMFFVLYFSMTGLHAIHVIIGIIVIGVLATLVAKRHTSVNRDYLPTEMIGLYWHFVDLVWIFLYPLFYLIPKS; the protein is encoded by the coding sequence GTGTCAACCGCCACACACACGCGGCCCGATCCGGCGGAAGTCGATCTTCACGTCCAGTTCGAGGACATCGAGCAGCAGAACGAGACCTATCTCGTCGGCATGTGGACGTTCCTCGTCACCGAGGTCATGTTCTTCGGCGGCCTCTTCCTGGTGTACATCCTCCAACGGTGGATGCACGCGCCGCAATGGTACGTGATCCACGAGCAGTTGGATTGGCGGCTGGGCGGTCTGAACACGATGATCCTGCTGTTCAGCAGTTTCACCATGGCGTGCGCCGTCCATTTCTCGCAACTGCGCAAGTTCGACAAGCAGCTGCAGATGCTTGGCATCACGATCCTGTGCGCGTTTGGGTTCCTCGTGGTGAAGTTCTTCGAGTGGAGCGCCAAGATCGAGCACCATCTGGTGCCGGGCGCGCACTTCGAGTGGGCGCATGCCGGCGCCTCGAAGGGCGTCGCCGAGATGTTCTTCGTGCTCTACTTCTCGATGACGGGCCTCCACGCCATCCACGTCATCATCGGCATCATCGTGATTGGAGTGCTCGCGACGCTCGTGGCCAAGCGCCACACCTCGGTGAACCGCGACTATCTGCCGACCGAGATGATCGGCCTGTACTGGCACTTCGTCGACCTGGTCTGGATCTTCCTGTACCCGCTGTTCTATCTCATCCCCAAGTCATGA
- a CDS encoding cbb3-type cytochrome c oxidase subunit I produces the protein MSATAARPEELDDATRPNYLNVSHTIKSWLLTQDHKRIAVLYLVSISFFFLLGGLAASMIRLELTSPRGVMLESETYNKMFSAHGIIMVFLFLVPSIPATFGNFALPMMIGAKDLAFPRLNLLSWYLYMIGGGLILAALLMGGVDTGWTFYTPYSSMYSSGHVVLAIVGVFIAGFSSIFTGLNFIATVHKMRAPGMTWFRMPLFVWAMYATSVIIVLGTPVVAITLALVAVEATMGVGIFSPALGGDPVLFQHMFWFYSHPAVYIMILPSMGVMSELIACFSRKRIFGYHFVAFSSLAIAGLGFIVWGHHMFTSGQSTFQSLVFSLISFVVAVPSAVKTFNWMATIYKGNVDLRSPMIFALGFLGLFVVGGLTGLYLASLATDVHLQATYFVVAHFHYIMVGGAMMGFLGALHYWWPKMTGKMYSDNWAKIGAALVFVGFNLTFFPQFILGYLGMPRRYHYYDFAPQWQAYNIMSSAGASVLALGYILPAFYLLHSLKYGKPAGRNPWGAVGLEWQTESPPDTHNFHEIPIVTHEAYDYAAVDEIEHAQAQEVMKKEAHMGSDE, from the coding sequence ATGAGCGCTACGGCAGCTCGACCAGAAGAACTCGACGACGCGACACGTCCGAACTACCTGAACGTGTCCCACACGATCAAGTCGTGGCTCCTCACGCAGGACCACAAGCGGATCGCGGTGCTCTACCTCGTGTCGATCTCGTTCTTCTTCCTGCTGGGAGGATTGGCGGCGTCGATGATCCGTCTCGAGCTGACCTCGCCCCGCGGCGTGATGCTCGAGTCCGAGACGTACAACAAGATGTTCTCGGCGCACGGGATCATCATGGTGTTCCTGTTCCTCGTGCCCTCGATCCCGGCCACCTTCGGCAACTTCGCGCTGCCGATGATGATCGGCGCCAAAGACTTGGCGTTCCCGAGGCTGAACCTGCTGAGCTGGTACCTCTACATGATCGGCGGCGGCCTGATCCTCGCCGCGCTGCTGATGGGCGGCGTGGACACGGGGTGGACGTTCTACACGCCCTACTCGAGCATGTACAGCTCGGGACATGTCGTGCTGGCCATTGTCGGGGTCTTCATCGCAGGCTTTTCATCGATCTTCACAGGTCTCAACTTCATCGCGACGGTGCACAAAATGCGTGCGCCTGGAATGACGTGGTTCAGGATGCCGCTGTTCGTGTGGGCGATGTACGCGACGTCCGTGATCATCGTTCTCGGCACCCCGGTCGTCGCGATCACTCTGGCGCTGGTCGCGGTCGAGGCCACGATGGGCGTGGGCATCTTCAGCCCCGCGCTGGGTGGCGATCCCGTGCTGTTCCAGCACATGTTCTGGTTCTACTCGCACCCGGCGGTTTACATCATGATCCTGCCGTCGATGGGCGTGATGAGCGAGCTGATCGCCTGCTTCTCCCGCAAGCGGATCTTCGGCTACCACTTCGTGGCGTTCTCGAGCCTCGCGATCGCGGGTCTCGGGTTCATCGTGTGGGGCCACCATATGTTCACCTCGGGCCAGTCGACGTTCCAGAGCCTGGTGTTCTCCCTGATTTCGTTCGTGGTGGCGGTTCCTTCCGCGGTGAAGACCTTCAACTGGATGGCGACGATCTACAAGGGCAACGTGGATCTGCGTTCCCCGATGATCTTTGCGCTCGGCTTCCTGGGTCTGTTCGTGGTGGGCGGTCTTACGGGCCTTTACCTCGCGTCATTGGCGACGGACGTGCACCTGCAGGCCACGTACTTCGTGGTCGCGCACTTCCACTACATCATGGTGGGCGGCGCGATGATGGGCTTCCTCGGCGCGCTGCACTACTGGTGGCCGAAGATGACCGGGAAGATGTACTCCGACAACTGGGCGAAGATCGGCGCTGCGCTGGTGTTCGTCGGGTTCAACCTCACGTTCTTCCCGCAGTTCATCCTGGGCTATCTGGGGATGCCCCGGCGGTACCACTACTACGACTTCGCCCCGCAGTGGCAGGCGTACAACATCATGTCCTCGGCCGGGGCGTCCGTCCTGGCGTTGGGGTACATTTTGCCGGCGTTCTACCTGTTGCACTCCCTGAAGTACGGCAAGCCGGCGGGCCGCAACCCGTGGGGCGCCGTGGGGCTGGAGTGGCAGACGGAGTCGCCCCCGGACACCCACAACTTCCACGAGATTCCCATCGTCACGCACGAGGCGTACGATTACGCCGCGGTGGACGAGATCGAGCATGCGCAGGCCCAGGAAGTCATGAAGAAGGAAGCACACATGGGGAGTGACGAGTAG
- a CDS encoding amidohydrolase gives MDLAQAIAAELPEIEEIRHDLHAHPELGYQEVRTSGVVQRELTRLGVKHVPGLAGGTGVLALIPATVPSARTIALRADMDALPIVENTGLPYSSTHEGRMHACGHDGHTSILLGAARVLSKLEERPNHVLLLFQPAEEGGGGGKKMVDDGALAGTVLGNRADMIFGLHGYPGMKVGQIATRVGAMMASADGFEILVTGKGGHAAMPHMGIDPVVVASHIVTALQTIASRNVKPLDSVVVTIGKIVAGTASNIIPDTALLVGTLRTLNEATRHLAMRRIDEIASGVAAAFGAKAELSFNYGYPVTCNDASAVARLRETLGPVFGDALSPDEVEPVMGAEDFSFYGAECPACFYWLGLLGETQEQYPNLHAPEFDFNDKALPVGMRAMCELALAR, from the coding sequence ATGGACCTCGCCCAAGCCATCGCCGCCGAGTTGCCCGAGATCGAGGAGATCCGGCACGACCTGCACGCCCATCCGGAGTTGGGGTACCAGGAGGTCCGAACCAGCGGCGTGGTGCAGCGGGAACTCACGCGGCTCGGTGTGAAGCACGTGCCCGGTCTGGCCGGAGGCACGGGCGTCCTCGCGCTCATTCCCGCAACCGTGCCGAGTGCCCGCACGATTGCTCTCCGCGCGGACATGGACGCCCTCCCGATCGTGGAGAACACGGGTCTTCCGTACAGCTCGACCCACGAGGGGCGGATGCACGCGTGCGGCCATGACGGACACACGTCGATCCTGCTCGGCGCGGCCCGGGTGCTCTCTAAGCTCGAGGAGCGTCCGAATCACGTGCTCCTGTTGTTCCAACCCGCGGAGGAGGGGGGCGGTGGGGGCAAGAAGATGGTGGACGACGGCGCGCTCGCGGGTACGGTGCTTGGGAATCGCGCGGACATGATCTTCGGGCTGCACGGCTATCCCGGCATGAAGGTCGGCCAGATCGCGACGCGAGTCGGAGCGATGATGGCCTCGGCCGACGGTTTCGAGATTCTGGTGACCGGCAAGGGCGGACACGCCGCAATGCCCCACATGGGCATCGACCCCGTGGTCGTCGCGAGCCACATCGTCACCGCCCTGCAGACGATTGCGAGCCGCAACGTGAAGCCGCTCGACTCGGTGGTGGTCACGATCGGCAAGATCGTTGCGGGCACGGCCAGCAACATCATTCCCGACACGGCCTTGCTGGTGGGCACGCTGCGCACGCTCAACGAGGCCACGCGCCACCTCGCGATGCGCCGCATCGACGAGATCGCCTCAGGGGTGGCGGCCGCGTTCGGCGCCAAGGCCGAGCTGAGCTTCAACTACGGCTACCCCGTGACGTGCAACGACGCGTCTGCCGTCGCGCGCCTGCGCGAGACCCTAGGACCCGTGTTCGGCGACGCCCTCTCGCCGGACGAAGTGGAGCCGGTGATGGGCGCCGAGGATTTCTCGTTCTACGGCGCCGAGTGCCCGGCGTGCTTCTACTGGCTGGGCCTCCTCGGCGAAACGCAGGAGCAGTACCCCAACCTCCACGCGCCAGAGTTCGATTTCAACGACAAGGCGCTGCCGGTTGGGATGCGGGCGATGTGTGAGTTGGCTTTGGCGCGTTAG
- a CDS encoding cytochrome C oxidase subunit IV family protein: protein MKGTHVLPLGVYAKNFAALVVLMVLTIAAAQFDVGDHLFAEGSAAATFLNNAIAMGIAVTKATLVILFFMGVKYTTKLVQMWAIAGFAWVLLLMITYGDYSTRKPVEGWTPSNEIILGVKKFPGPVNSDFKPIEGEAAKGH from the coding sequence ATGAAAGGCACCCACGTTCTCCCGCTCGGCGTTTACGCGAAGAACTTCGCGGCACTGGTCGTGTTGATGGTCCTGACCATCGCCGCCGCGCAGTTCGACGTCGGCGATCACCTGTTCGCCGAGGGCAGCGCGGCCGCGACGTTTCTGAACAACGCGATCGCCATGGGCATCGCGGTGACCAAGGCCACGCTCGTGATCCTCTTCTTCATGGGCGTGAAGTACACCACCAAGCTTGTGCAGATGTGGGCGATCGCCGGCTTCGCGTGGGTGTTGCTTCTCATGATCACTTACGGCGACTATTCGACGCGCAAGCCCGTGGAGGGCTGGACGCCCTCGAACGAGATCATCCTCGGCGTCAAGAAGTTCCCCGGCCCCGTCAACAGCGATTTCAAGCCGATCGAAGGCGAAGCGGCGAAGGGACACTAG
- the coxB gene encoding cytochrome c oxidase subunit II translates to MFNFPLRPEAASTFAGQHDLLFGILTVLTIVFSVPVMILAIIFAVRFRAGNKVDRSRPSHENLKLELTWTIIPLLLALAVFGYSAKLFVDLRKPPKDAMEIFVIGKQWMWHIQHPNGVRENNELHVPVGVPVKLTMISQDVIHAFYIPEFRTQYMVVPDKYTQLWFQATKEGEYMILCNQYCGTQHSEMVGKVIVQRPDEFQKWLADGGRSMRPKDRTMVESGEDLYKLYNCANCHGDVDTPRGPSLYGLFGKRQQMTDGTTVLADDEYLRESLLKAEKKLVAGYIATMPNYEQELSEEQALQLIAYMKTLGVQKPAAPAAPAAATTPQEGNR, encoded by the coding sequence ATGTTCAACTTTCCGCTTCGTCCCGAGGCCGCCTCGACCTTTGCGGGTCAGCACGACCTGCTGTTCGGGATTCTGACGGTCCTTACGATCGTGTTTTCCGTGCCGGTCATGATCTTGGCGATCATCTTCGCCGTCCGGTTTCGGGCGGGCAACAAGGTGGACCGGTCGCGCCCCAGCCACGAGAACCTCAAGCTCGAGCTGACGTGGACGATCATCCCGCTGCTCTTGGCGTTGGCGGTCTTCGGCTACAGTGCCAAGCTGTTCGTCGACCTCCGGAAGCCGCCAAAGGACGCGATGGAGATCTTCGTGATCGGCAAGCAGTGGATGTGGCACATCCAGCATCCCAACGGCGTGCGCGAGAACAACGAACTCCACGTGCCGGTGGGGGTGCCGGTCAAGCTCACCATGATCTCCCAGGACGTGATCCATGCGTTCTACATCCCCGAATTCCGCACCCAGTACATGGTCGTGCCGGACAAGTACACGCAATTGTGGTTCCAAGCCACCAAGGAGGGCGAGTACATGATCCTTTGCAACCAGTACTGCGGCACGCAGCACTCGGAGATGGTGGGCAAGGTGATCGTACAGAGGCCCGACGAGTTCCAGAAGTGGCTCGCCGACGGTGGGCGTTCCATGCGTCCGAAGGATCGAACGATGGTCGAGTCGGGCGAGGATCTCTACAAGCTCTACAACTGCGCAAACTGCCATGGAGACGTGGACACGCCGCGCGGCCCTTCGCTGTATGGCCTGTTCGGCAAGCGCCAGCAGATGACGGACGGCACGACGGTGCTGGCGGACGACGAGTACCTGCGCGAGTCCTTGCTCAAGGCCGAGAAGAAGCTGGTCGCGGGCTACATCGCGACGATGCCGAACTACGAACAGGAGCTAAGCGAGGAGCAGGCGCTCCAGTTGATCGCCTACATGAAGACTTTGGGAGTGCAGAAGCCGGCGGCCCCCGCCGCACCGGCGGCCGCGACCACCCCTCAGGAGGGTAATCGATGA
- a CDS encoding SCO family protein, with product MKLARTLLAVGTLIGAVALVGAQNSPPPSGPSPLSPTSGLALVQKLDAQVPLDAKFKDETGRDVVLGEYLGKKPVVLMLVFYRCAGTCALEFDSMTQTLRAFKTEKLGRDFDVVTISIHPKETPELAAETKKDYVEKIKSRQPDAAQGWHFLTGEYEQARKVADAVGYSYVWDPVKEIVRHPAGIMVLTPEGRVSRYFYGVEFPAKPLSDALVQASSSQIGPKAEEILLGCIMYDPHNGKYTVNIRRALSFAAGLTVVVLVMSMVVMGLSNRRRARAGDKEGGDSA from the coding sequence ATGAAACTCGCAAGAACCTTGTTGGCAGTGGGCACGCTGATCGGAGCGGTCGCCTTGGTCGGAGCGCAGAACAGCCCTCCGCCGAGCGGCCCTTCGCCGCTGAGCCCCACTTCGGGACTCGCCCTCGTGCAGAAGCTCGACGCCCAGGTTCCTTTGGACGCCAAGTTCAAAGACGAGACGGGACGGGACGTCGTCCTGGGCGAGTACCTCGGGAAGAAGCCCGTCGTGCTGATGCTCGTGTTCTACCGATGCGCGGGAACGTGCGCCCTCGAATTCGACTCGATGACGCAGACGCTGCGCGCGTTCAAGACCGAGAAGCTGGGCCGCGACTTCGACGTGGTCACCATCAGCATTCACCCGAAGGAGACGCCGGAGCTGGCGGCGGAAACCAAGAAGGATTACGTCGAGAAGATCAAGAGCCGACAGCCCGATGCCGCCCAGGGTTGGCACTTCCTGACCGGCGAGTACGAGCAGGCCCGCAAGGTCGCGGACGCGGTGGGCTACTCTTACGTTTGGGATCCGGTCAAGGAGATCGTCCGACACCCCGCGGGCATCATGGTGCTCACTCCCGAGGGGCGCGTGTCGCGCTACTTCTACGGCGTGGAGTTTCCCGCGAAGCCTTTGAGCGACGCGCTGGTGCAGGCGTCGAGCAGCCAGATCGGCCCCAAAGCGGAGGAGATTCTGCTCGGGTGCATCATGTACGACCCCCACAACGGGAAGTACACGGTCAATATCCGCCGCGCGCTCAGCTTTGCGGCAGGCCTCACCGTGGTGGTGCTGGTCATGAGCATGGTCGTGATGGGTTTGTCCAACCGCCGGCGCGCCCGTGCCGGCGATAAGGAGGGCGGCGACTCGGCCTAG